A genome region from Deltaproteobacteria bacterium includes the following:
- a CDS encoding HigA family addiction module antidote protein, whose protein sequence is MRMHNPPHPGEIIREMCVEPLGLTVTDTAKALKVTRKTLSGLLNGRSGISPEMALRLSKVFGRTPEAWMRLQLQYDLWKAERSLDVSGLQPIKAA, encoded by the coding sequence ATGCGTATGCATAATCCGCCACATCCAGGCGAAATAATTAGAGAAATGTGTGTTGAGCCCCTTGGTTTGACCGTCACCGATACCGCCAAGGCCCTAAAAGTTACACGAAAGACGCTCTCGGGCCTTCTTAATGGAAGATCAGGGATTAGCCCGGAGATGGCCCTGAGACTGTCCAAGGTTTTCGGCCGTACGCCGGAAGCGTGGATGCGACTGCAGTTACAATATGATTTATGGAAAGCGGAGCGGTCCCTCGATGTAAGTGGTTTGCAGCCTAT
- a CDS encoding type II toxin-antitoxin system RelE/ParE family toxin — translation MIQKFKHKGLKQLFESGKASGVNPQHLTRLRYVPALLETAETIEDMDLPALDPHELKGKPAGTWAVKISRNWRVTFKSRKGDAVDVNYEDYH, via the coding sequence ATGATTCAGAAATTCAAACACAAGGGCTTGAAACAATTATTTGAATCAGGGAAGGCTTCAGGCGTCAATCCCCAACATTTGACGCGCCTTCGATACGTACCGGCCCTTCTTGAAACTGCTGAAACGATTGAGGATATGGACCTGCCGGCATTAGATCCGCATGAACTGAAAGGAAAGCCTGCAGGAACCTGGGCTGTGAAAATAAGCCGTAATTGGCGCGTTACCTTTAAATCGAGAAAGGGTGACGCTGTGGACGTAAACTATGAGGATTATCATTAG